Proteins from a genomic interval of Sphingobacterium sp. SYP-B4668:
- a CDS encoding N-acetylmuramic acid 6-phosphate etherase: MDRITEQSSLHRDLEKKSIDELISAINNEDKTVAFAIEKALPQVSRLIAAIVEKLQMGGRMFYIGAGSGGRLSVLDVIELPTTYGIPKGVLNVILAGGVDHLAEALEEKEDDTVAGWTALQNHQISDHDIVVGVSASGTTPFVLEALRMCKAAKITTGCIVSNPESPIASQSDYAVEVFTGPEFITGSTRMKCGTAQKMLFDIISTTTMIRLGRVEDNNMVHVALINDKITDRAVRMLMKTSGIADYNHAKSLLLMHGSVKKAQDVLIKKQI, translated from the coding sequence ATGGACCGTATAACAGAACAGTCTTCTTTACATAGAGATTTAGAGAAAAAATCAATAGATGAATTGATTTCTGCTATAAATAATGAAGATAAAACAGTCGCATTTGCAATAGAGAAAGCATTGCCGCAGGTTAGCAGATTGATTGCCGCTATTGTTGAAAAATTACAAATGGGCGGACGCATGTTTTATATCGGCGCAGGAAGCGGAGGCAGATTGTCTGTGTTGGACGTTATTGAACTACCTACGACTTATGGAATACCCAAGGGCGTACTAAATGTCATACTAGCAGGTGGTGTCGACCATTTGGCAGAAGCACTAGAGGAAAAAGAAGATGACACAGTTGCTGGATGGACCGCGCTACAGAACCATCAAATCAGTGATCATGACATCGTGGTCGGAGTATCAGCCAGTGGCACTACCCCATTTGTACTTGAAGCACTAAGGATGTGTAAAGCCGCAAAAATTACGACTGGCTGTATCGTCAGTAATCCCGAATCACCAATTGCCTCTCAGAGCGATTATGCTGTCGAAGTTTTCACGGGACCCGAATTTATCACCGGAAGCACAAGAATGAAATGTGGCACCGCCCAAAAGATGCTCTTTGACATAATCAGTACAACTACGATGATTAGACTAGGTCGAGTGGAAGATAATAACATGGTACATGTGGCACTGATTAATGATAAAATTACCGATCGAGCAGTAAGAATGCTAATGAAAACATCGGGTATCGCAGACTACAATCATGCAAAATCACTACTGTTGATGCATGGAAGTGTTAAAAAAGCACAGGATGTATTGATAAAAAAGCAAATTTAA
- a CDS encoding DUF1501 domain-containing protein: MKNKWNRRDFLKTVSTATMGAFAAGAPLSGLLSSCHSTKPRSSADTVILLWMAGGMAHTDTFDPKAYTPFTKGMDSNGVLSTFKPVPTILDGINFSEGLESIGQVMDRGTLIRSYMAADLGHILHARHQYHWHTCYEPPQTVAAPHIGSWIARELGPKNPVIPAFINIGQRLTLGEGEELKAFHTAGFLGSEFGPFMIADPTAGLDAVKPPAGMSFERFERRNQLYNDLISGSAFGEFGSDYQKESLRRSMEQSYMLLKSPEAKAFDLHSEPKESYDNYNTGKFGLGCLMAKRLTQQGARFISVTTEYVPFEGWDTHENGHTRAAEMKKQIDKPIAQLIKDLEQSGHLDRTLIIVASEFSRDMMLEGRPGAEVLEQVQQPDIITDIKHYGMHRHFTDGCSILMFGGGIKKGYAYGKTADERPCKTIEKPIRIEQIHQTIYHALGINQEAHAIIEGRPFYTTPDGVHKAELDLLS; the protein is encoded by the coding sequence ATGAAAAACAAGTGGAATAGAAGAGATTTTTTAAAAACTGTCAGTACTGCTACTATGGGTGCTTTTGCGGCAGGTGCTCCACTTTCGGGATTGCTGTCGTCATGTCATTCTACCAAACCACGGAGCAGTGCCGATACCGTTATTTTACTGTGGATGGCGGGCGGTATGGCCCATACGGATACATTCGACCCTAAAGCATATACGCCGTTCACAAAAGGTATGGATTCTAACGGTGTATTGAGTACGTTCAAACCCGTGCCTACGATTTTAGATGGCATCAATTTTTCAGAGGGATTAGAGTCCATCGGGCAGGTGATGGACAGAGGCACATTAATTCGATCCTATATGGCCGCCGATTTGGGACATATCCTCCATGCTAGGCATCAATATCATTGGCACACGTGCTATGAGCCACCACAAACAGTAGCAGCTCCCCATATAGGATCTTGGATAGCGCGCGAATTGGGACCTAAAAACCCGGTAATACCTGCTTTCATCAACATCGGCCAGCGATTGACTCTCGGCGAGGGTGAAGAGCTAAAAGCATTTCATACAGCTGGCTTTTTAGGAAGCGAGTTTGGCCCGTTTATGATCGCCGATCCAACTGCGGGCCTAGATGCCGTCAAACCGCCGGCAGGCATGTCTTTCGAACGCTTCGAACGTCGCAACCAATTATACAATGACCTCATCAGTGGTAGCGCTTTTGGAGAATTTGGAAGTGACTATCAGAAAGAATCTTTACGTAGATCAATGGAACAATCCTATATGTTGCTAAAATCCCCCGAAGCGAAAGCTTTTGACCTACATAGCGAGCCAAAAGAAAGCTACGACAACTACAACACGGGAAAATTCGGATTGGGTTGCTTAATGGCCAAGCGACTAACACAGCAAGGTGCACGTTTTATCTCCGTCACTACCGAATACGTACCATTTGAAGGTTGGGATACACACGAAAATGGACACACACGGGCCGCCGAAATGAAAAAACAAATTGATAAACCAATAGCACAGCTTATAAAAGATTTAGAACAGTCTGGTCATCTGGATCGTACATTGATAATTGTAGCAAGCGAGTTCAGTAGAGACATGATGCTAGAAGGTAGACCTGGAGCCGAGGTCTTGGAACAAGTACAACAACCCGATATTATAACCGATATCAAACACTATGGGATGCACCGACATTTCACGGATGGCTGCTCTATTTTGATGTTTGGGGGCGGTATCAAAAAGGGCTATGCATATGGAAAGACTGCTGACGAACGTCCCTGCAAAACGATAGAAAAACCCATACGGATAGAACAAATACATCAAACAATATATCACGCCTTGGGGATAAATCAGGAAGCTCACGCCATCATTGAAGGGCGACCGTTTTACACTACACCAGATGGGGTGCACAAAGCTGAATTGGACTTACTAAGTTAA
- a CDS encoding RagB/SusD family nutrient uptake outer membrane protein: MKKIRYILIATVVFLGSCTKFLDVVPDNTLKLEDIFNLKEDAYNALAKVYSYLPNDERTHVTSWMLGDEWIGRLDLNSTVSNLRAIRIMRGLQSQTSPQLGYWSGTEGGKPLYEAIRQTDIFLANIDKVKDMIDQEKADWKAQVKFLKGYFVFLLVQRYGPIVLPLTTASPESTKEELFLSRSKVEDCFDYALALMNEAIPNLAERATSNNLGQIDQLVAKSIKARVLVFRASPFFNGNQEYFGDFMDKDGQPFFSMTEDKEKWKAAIDALNEAIALCETNGLALYHYEKEPFTYDRPAFTANKDRMQKLYDLRMLVVDPWNKELIWGNSNLNYYAEGELAHSSNIRLPEGYGDGVVNTPAYSWQWMAATYQMAERYYTENGLPIDEDLTYDFNNKHEIIRTPGALDADYEHWNGYMQPGAETIKLYMNREPRFYANLGITAGYWRAHTVRINTMFYGNSHGGYNSSQHTTDFLATGIGTQKFVHPESQSGAWQRTIKFPYPIIRMADLYLMKAEALNEYSGPSQEVYSLIDRVRDRAGIPNIDAVWSDASLTKSVNKHKTKEGLRDIILQERSIEFAFEGIHFWDMLRHKRAPSSFSSPVWGWTHTGTTGSTFFVLEVKQERRFTITDCLWPIGLNEMNTNGKLIQNPGW, translated from the coding sequence ATGAAAAAGATAAGATATATATTAATAGCGACAGTAGTCTTCTTAGGATCTTGTACCAAGTTCCTGGATGTAGTGCCTGACAATACGCTAAAGCTTGAAGACATATTTAATCTGAAGGAGGATGCCTATAATGCGCTAGCAAAAGTGTACAGCTATTTGCCTAATGATGAGCGGACTCACGTTACCTCTTGGATGTTGGGGGATGAGTGGATTGGCCGACTGGATTTGAATAGCACTGTTTCCAATCTTCGGGCTATTCGTATCATGCGAGGGTTGCAATCGCAGACATCTCCTCAACTAGGTTATTGGTCAGGTACTGAAGGTGGTAAGCCACTTTATGAAGCAATACGCCAGACTGATATTTTTCTGGCCAATATTGATAAGGTAAAAGACATGATCGATCAAGAAAAGGCTGATTGGAAAGCGCAGGTCAAATTCTTAAAGGGGTATTTTGTATTTCTATTGGTGCAACGCTATGGACCAATTGTGCTGCCACTAACAACAGCGTCTCCGGAATCTACAAAAGAAGAACTATTCCTTAGTCGGTCAAAGGTAGAAGATTGTTTCGACTATGCGCTAGCTTTAATGAATGAGGCCATTCCTAATCTTGCAGAGCGGGCTACTTCTAATAATCTCGGACAGATTGATCAACTTGTAGCCAAGTCTATTAAAGCGAGAGTATTGGTCTTCAGAGCAAGCCCCTTCTTTAACGGTAATCAAGAGTATTTTGGTGATTTTATGGATAAAGATGGGCAACCATTTTTTTCGATGACGGAGGATAAGGAAAAGTGGAAGGCAGCTATTGATGCGCTCAACGAAGCGATTGCTTTGTGCGAAACGAATGGATTGGCATTGTACCACTATGAAAAGGAACCTTTTACTTACGATAGACCGGCATTTACGGCAAATAAGGATAGAATGCAGAAGTTATATGACTTGCGGATGCTTGTCGTCGATCCCTGGAATAAGGAACTGATTTGGGGCAATTCGAATCTGAATTACTATGCAGAGGGAGAGCTGGCCCACTCTTCTAATATTCGACTTCCAGAGGGCTATGGCGATGGTGTGGTCAATACACCTGCGTATTCTTGGCAATGGATGGCGGCTACCTATCAGATGGCGGAGCGCTATTATACCGAAAATGGTCTGCCGATAGATGAGGATTTAACATATGACTTTAACAATAAGCACGAAATCATCAGGACACCTGGTGCATTGGATGCTGATTACGAACATTGGAATGGCTACATGCAACCCGGTGCGGAGACGATAAAGCTGTACATGAATCGGGAACCTCGATTTTATGCCAATCTCGGTATCACTGCTGGATACTGGCGAGCCCATACAGTGCGTATCAACACTATGTTTTATGGCAATTCCCATGGAGGTTACAATTCTTCCCAGCACACTACGGATTTTCTCGCAACTGGAATTGGCACGCAGAAATTTGTACATCCTGAATCTCAGTCAGGAGCTTGGCAAAGGACTATCAAATTTCCTTATCCGATTATTCGGATGGCTGATTTGTATTTGATGAAGGCAGAAGCACTGAATGAGTATTCGGGACCTTCACAAGAAGTATATAGTCTGATAGATCGTGTGCGGGATAGGGCTGGAATTCCAAATATCGATGCCGTCTGGTCTGATGCATCATTGACTAAATCTGTTAACAAGCATAAGACAAAAGAAGGACTGCGTGATATTATCCTACAAGAGCGAAGCATTGAATTTGCATTCGAGGGGATTCATTTTTGGGACATGTTGCGACATAAACGCGCGCCATCATCATTCTCATCTCCAGTATGGGGATGGACACATACTGGCACCACCGGGTCTACATTTTTTGTACTAGAGGTGAAGCAAGAAAGAAGATTTACCATAACGGACTGCTTGTGGCCTATCGGCTTGAATGAAATGAACACAAATGGGAAATTAATTCAAAACCCAGGTTGGTAA
- a CDS encoding DUF4959 domain-containing protein codes for MKCIFFNYLYIALGLMSLFSCKEGDRFKPNSDDGTPPGKIELRKFTPLYGGARFFYNMPKDEDLMSVEAVYTNPKGKSFTFAASYFVDSLDVYGLPSTDEYSVQLFAVDRAGNRSEPLEVKVKPLEPAFSRVANSITVKPGFSSFFLDWENELQQNINVYVDFTFNQDGVSRNLTTVFSSNLATDRRFVNDLVLPSTEKVGVKVRVEDIYGNVTETIDKGSLSLFEDIKIPKNAWLLPNANDSIGGIPMGFGQGLEGRSRYVIDDIIDRGDNLNFMHTNSRGRTGRIADGNMPWNFIIDLGDYYELSRIITVQRHSGGLANISRGQYYRNENVGIYNMYIWDDATDTWEPVSQHKILVPQGLSELEFVKKGEAGDMAYMYPDDPKYTKKTRWFRYEAVKSFNGNYTLEDANCLSEITLFGRKSN; via the coding sequence ATGAAATGCATATTTTTTAATTACTTATATATAGCTCTTGGTTTGATGTCTCTATTTTCGTGCAAAGAAGGTGATCGATTCAAACCTAATAGCGATGACGGCACACCTCCGGGAAAAATTGAGTTAAGAAAATTTACACCACTATATGGTGGTGCCAGGTTTTTTTACAATATGCCCAAGGATGAGGATTTGATGAGTGTGGAGGCGGTGTACACAAATCCGAAGGGCAAATCTTTTACATTTGCAGCTTCGTACTTTGTAGATTCCTTGGATGTCTATGGGCTCCCGAGTACAGACGAGTATAGTGTGCAGCTATTTGCGGTTGACAGAGCGGGAAATCGCTCAGAACCTCTGGAAGTAAAGGTCAAACCTTTAGAGCCTGCTTTCAGTAGAGTCGCCAATTCTATTACTGTGAAACCTGGATTTAGTTCCTTTTTCTTGGATTGGGAAAATGAATTGCAACAGAATATCAATGTATATGTGGACTTTACATTTAATCAGGATGGCGTAAGCCGAAATCTTACCACTGTCTTTTCTTCCAATCTAGCTACCGATCGCCGATTCGTTAACGATTTGGTATTGCCTTCAACTGAAAAGGTGGGTGTTAAAGTACGAGTAGAAGATATCTATGGCAATGTTACAGAGACTATTGACAAAGGCAGCCTCTCTCTATTCGAGGATATCAAAATCCCGAAAAATGCTTGGTTGCTACCCAATGCCAACGATTCAATTGGGGGCATTCCGATGGGATTTGGCCAGGGGCTGGAAGGACGCTCTAGATATGTTATCGACGACATCATTGATAGGGGTGACAACCTCAATTTTATGCATACTAATAGCCGGGGTCGAACAGGAAGGATTGCAGATGGCAATATGCCATGGAATTTTATTATTGATTTGGGGGATTATTATGAACTGAGCCGAATCATTACCGTTCAGCGACATTCAGGTGGACTTGCAAATATTTCTAGGGGACAGTATTATCGAAATGAAAATGTCGGGATTTACAATATGTATATCTGGGATGATGCGACTGATACTTGGGAACCTGTATCTCAGCACAAAATATTAGTTCCCCAAGGACTTAGCGAATTAGAGTTTGTCAAGAAAGGAGAGGCAGGGGACATGGCATACATGTATCCAGATGACCCTAAGTATACCAAGAAAACGCGATGGTTTAGGTACGAGGCTGTAAAGAGTTTTAATGGGAACTATACATTGGAGGATGCAAACTGTCTGTCCGAAATAACACTTTTTGGTCGAAAAAGTAATTAA
- a CDS encoding DUF1801 domain-containing protein gives MLTSDTPYSYYLTKGEPSKSCLLALRHIILTQNPEITETLKWGMPCFCFKNNIFCYLWTEKKSDEPYILMVEGTHLDHPHLEIGGRSRMKIFRVNPYTDLPLQTIESILQQALDLYRRGVVKMKK, from the coding sequence ATGTTGACGTCAGACACACCATATAGTTATTATTTGACTAAAGGAGAACCTAGTAAGAGTTGTTTGTTAGCTTTGCGACATATTATTCTTACACAAAACCCGGAAATTACCGAAACATTGAAATGGGGAATGCCTTGCTTTTGTTTTAAAAATAATATATTTTGCTATTTATGGACCGAAAAAAAGAGTGATGAACCCTATATTCTTATGGTTGAGGGTACGCATCTCGATCACCCACATCTTGAAATAGGAGGGCGGTCCAGAATGAAGATTTTTAGGGTTAATCCTTATACAGACCTCCCTCTTCAAACTATTGAAAGTATATTGCAACAGGCCTTGGATTTGTACAGGAGGGGAGTCGTGAAGATGAAAAAGTAG
- a CDS encoding DUF4998 domain-containing protein, producing the protein MKKRIRKISGFSFLLAAIVCTFACKGMYDNIEPYAEEVIYPAKYDTIVSKIGYERVELDLMKAGRIPSAQINMGKSTKTVIEYDDQKIVIDSLVSWVNITGLKQSKLYRIKVYTEDEYENKSVAQQIAVIPYTASDVKNLVIASPRILTSPNAIVVDWTSALSSILLTYKSLDFEYLDKDDKKITGTRSTSPRIFAANLNAGEPFTLKLSYNVRPKVSGKEILDSIVFVQSLNINMPTSATAFNPAERDILAANGVTTFTSDGVSNFKKLTFPVHTNTLQDLFYFGNIEELDLTGGTLFNLKTLNYNRNGIVTTIGGGSYLPFIRHVSQISDANAQTMMDLLDLGLIKKIKYVPNSLGIDHLLKRYDGKNIVEWVTMPSESLIPMNFFLDGKVQDATGWAMDVVNPATTYPTGTDIVNPIKTTLKGRSASFVFSLPKEYRFNIAEYRYLKFKVYAPAKSNFQGIYSPYQGLWPRFMNYMWAFTSESSFGQELWNTDKNAYKIPDADLEKWKDITIDLSTMVDKHTRVFVINVGGEPSLTFSPPADIVYYFSNFRFSK; encoded by the coding sequence ATGAAAAAAAGGATTAGAAAAATCAGCGGCTTTTCATTTCTGCTTGCTGCTATTGTCTGCACCTTTGCTTGCAAAGGAATGTATGACAATATTGAGCCATATGCAGAGGAGGTCATATATCCAGCAAAATATGATACGATTGTCAGTAAAATAGGCTATGAGCGCGTGGAGCTCGACCTGATGAAGGCGGGACGTATTCCTTCAGCTCAGATTAATATGGGCAAATCAACTAAGACTGTTATTGAATATGATGATCAAAAAATTGTCATTGACTCATTGGTCTCATGGGTGAATATCACGGGGCTTAAGCAGTCTAAGCTGTATAGAATAAAGGTGTATACCGAGGATGAATATGAAAACAAGTCGGTTGCCCAGCAGATAGCAGTAATCCCGTATACAGCTAGCGATGTTAAAAATCTAGTTATTGCTTCGCCACGGATTCTGACATCTCCGAATGCGATTGTAGTGGATTGGACGAGCGCATTGTCATCTATATTGCTCACTTATAAGAGTCTTGATTTTGAATATTTGGATAAAGACGACAAAAAGATTACTGGGACAAGGAGTACTAGTCCTCGGATATTTGCGGCAAACTTAAATGCAGGAGAGCCTTTTACACTTAAATTGTCGTACAATGTGCGGCCAAAAGTAAGTGGGAAGGAGATTCTGGATTCAATCGTATTTGTCCAATCCTTAAATATCAATATGCCAACGAGCGCAACCGCATTCAATCCGGCGGAAAGGGATATCTTAGCGGCCAATGGTGTAACAACCTTCACTTCGGACGGCGTATCGAATTTCAAAAAGTTGACCTTTCCGGTACATACCAATACTTTACAAGATTTATTCTATTTTGGTAATATTGAGGAACTGGATTTGACGGGCGGCACTTTGTTTAACCTGAAGACTTTAAACTATAATAGAAATGGAATAGTGACGACGATTGGAGGGGGAAGTTATTTGCCGTTTATACGGCATGTATCTCAGATTTCGGATGCCAACGCTCAGACTATGATGGACTTGCTGGATTTGGGACTTATCAAAAAGATTAAATATGTCCCTAATTCCTTAGGTATTGATCATTTATTGAAACGATACGATGGAAAGAATATTGTAGAGTGGGTGACGATGCCGAGTGAGTCCTTGATTCCTATGAATTTCTTCCTGGATGGGAAGGTTCAGGATGCTACAGGTTGGGCAATGGACGTTGTCAATCCAGCCACGACTTATCCTACTGGAACTGATATTGTCAACCCTATCAAAACGACTTTAAAGGGACGAAGTGCATCGTTTGTTTTTTCACTTCCAAAGGAATACCGCTTTAATATTGCTGAATATAGATATCTCAAATTCAAAGTTTACGCGCCTGCTAAATCTAATTTCCAAGGTATCTACAGTCCTTATCAAGGCTTGTGGCCTCGTTTTATGAATTATATGTGGGCTTTTACATCTGAAAGTTCTTTTGGGCAAGAATTGTGGAATACAGACAAAAATGCATATAAGATTCCAGATGCTGACTTGGAGAAGTGGAAGGACATTACGATTGATTTATCGACAATGGTTGATAAGCATACACGGGTTTTTGTTATCAATGTTGGTGGTGAACCCTCATTGACATTTAGCCCACCGGCAGATATTGTTTATTATTTTTCTAATTTTAGGTTCTCAAAATAA
- a CDS encoding DUF1549 domain-containing protein produces the protein MGKLKVNLSKGLVLLLIFTSIFFLTTLGVEEASSTNSAAETEVFWLWKFMGRLHPLIVHFPVSLIVIAGFMELLSLKKYNSNLRAGIHVLLVVGTVSAILSVVFGWLLANLENYSGDILALHQWMGIGTAILSCLILLLINAIQKKSKRGLIIVYRAVLLVTILGITITGHLGASITHGADFLSSVTPWATSTEENAPAGINDIDVASFAKNVDSLTMEEQVRLNIGVRTILAHNCYKCHSADKIEGELRLDNKEMLFKGGESGPIVIPGNLQSSELFRRISLPVDHKDAMPGKGKSLSKKDIDLLAFWINKGAPWPDQAAAGIFPKAALEPRKPKIPATTGELHNPIDLFTNEYFKENKIDWKNTVDDRTYLRRAYLDIVGLLPTPEKIDAFVKDTRIDKRSLLVDELLHEDKQYAAHWLTFWNDLLRNDYTGTGYITNGRFSISDWLYKSLAANKPYKQMVQELLNPTEASKGFVEGIQWRGDINSSQTVPMQAAQNVSQALLGLNLKCASCHDSFISDWKLDDAYSFANVFSEESLEVNRCDVPTGKFVDPKLLWEELGTISKKASKKEKAEEMAKTLTKDENGRLYRTIVNRIWAQLMGRGIVAPTDEMDNKPWSQDLLDWLAVDFVESGYDMKRLIKLVVSSKVYQLPAVTIDDVAKINAADYKFTGILRRKMTAEQFADAVSSTISPMYTLDRLKYTPSAETHHLSYARASLVENDDFLSAMGRPSRDNVVSVRENQSNLLQAMELTNGIKLNETLQKGARNWLKQYSNSEQIISNVYLRTLGRKPSQKELQIAKKMFGTHPEESTVQDFLWAVILLPEFQLIN, from the coding sequence ATGGGCAAACTCAAGGTTAATTTATCAAAGGGCTTAGTTTTACTTTTGATTTTTACATCTATTTTCTTCTTAACGACATTGGGTGTTGAAGAGGCTTCATCCACGAACAGTGCTGCGGAGACGGAAGTCTTTTGGCTATGGAAATTTATGGGTCGTCTGCATCCCCTTATTGTTCATTTTCCAGTATCTCTCATCGTGATTGCAGGGTTCATGGAATTACTAAGTTTAAAAAAATACAACTCTAACCTTCGTGCCGGCATACATGTACTTTTAGTAGTCGGTACTGTCAGCGCTATACTATCTGTCGTATTCGGGTGGCTACTCGCTAATCTAGAGAACTATTCTGGTGATATATTGGCACTCCATCAATGGATGGGAATCGGGACGGCTATACTCAGCTGCCTAATCCTACTCCTCATAAATGCCATACAAAAAAAATCAAAGCGAGGCCTCATCATAGTCTATCGGGCGGTGCTATTGGTTACTATACTCGGTATCACCATAACCGGACATCTAGGCGCATCCATAACCCATGGAGCAGACTTCCTAAGCAGTGTCACACCTTGGGCAACGAGCACTGAAGAGAATGCACCTGCAGGTATCAACGATATCGATGTAGCTTCTTTTGCCAAGAATGTAGATAGTCTAACAATGGAGGAACAAGTGAGGCTAAACATTGGTGTGCGTACCATTTTGGCACATAATTGTTATAAATGCCATAGTGCCGACAAGATCGAAGGAGAATTACGTCTGGATAATAAAGAAATGCTATTTAAAGGTGGCGAGTCAGGTCCTATAGTCATACCTGGTAACCTACAAAGCAGTGAACTTTTCAGACGTATATCGCTCCCTGTTGATCATAAGGATGCTATGCCTGGCAAAGGTAAATCGCTATCGAAAAAAGACATAGATCTACTTGCCTTTTGGATAAATAAAGGTGCTCCTTGGCCTGATCAAGCTGCAGCTGGAATATTCCCTAAAGCAGCCTTGGAGCCAAGAAAGCCCAAAATCCCTGCTACAACAGGCGAGCTGCACAATCCAATTGACCTCTTTACAAACGAATATTTCAAAGAAAACAAAATCGACTGGAAAAATACAGTAGATGATCGCACCTACCTGCGTCGGGCCTATCTAGACATTGTAGGTTTGCTACCAACACCTGAAAAAATTGATGCATTCGTAAAAGATACCCGAATAGATAAGAGGAGCCTCCTAGTTGATGAGCTTCTCCATGAAGACAAACAGTATGCTGCTCATTGGCTTACGTTCTGGAATGATTTGCTTCGTAACGATTACACTGGGACGGGTTACATTACAAATGGACGCTTTTCTATATCCGACTGGCTCTACAAATCATTAGCGGCCAATAAGCCTTACAAACAAATGGTACAAGAACTATTGAATCCAACCGAAGCTTCCAAAGGTTTTGTGGAGGGAATACAATGGCGTGGCGATATCAACTCAAGTCAGACGGTACCGATGCAGGCCGCACAGAATGTATCACAGGCCTTATTAGGATTGAACCTGAAATGCGCTTCATGCCACGATAGTTTTATCAGTGATTGGAAACTCGATGATGCCTACTCTTTCGCCAATGTTTTTTCAGAGGAATCGCTGGAAGTAAATCGATGCGATGTGCCTACTGGCAAGTTTGTAGACCCAAAGTTATTATGGGAAGAATTGGGGACCATTTCCAAAAAAGCGTCAAAAAAGGAAAAAGCAGAGGAAATGGCGAAAACACTTACGAAAGATGAAAACGGACGTCTGTATCGTACGATTGTCAATAGAATATGGGCACAGCTAATGGGTCGAGGTATAGTAGCACCGACGGACGAGATGGACAATAAACCTTGGAGCCAAGATTTATTGGATTGGCTTGCGGTAGATTTTGTAGAGAGCGGCTACGATATGAAGAGATTAATCAAACTGGTCGTTAGTTCAAAAGTGTATCAGCTACCTGCTGTAACCATAGATGACGTAGCAAAAATAAATGCAGCAGATTATAAATTCACAGGGATACTCCGTCGTAAAATGACAGCTGAGCAGTTTGCCGATGCCGTAAGTAGTACCATATCACCTATGTATACACTCGACAGACTGAAGTATACTCCCTCGGCAGAAACTCATCATCTCAGCTACGCACGTGCTTCCCTTGTCGAAAATGACGATTTTCTCTCCGCAATGGGCAGACCAAGTCGAGATAACGTAGTTAGCGTTCGAGAAAATCAATCGAATCTTTTGCAAGCAATGGAGCTGACAAATGGCATAAAACTGAATGAAACCCTGCAAAAAGGAGCACGAAACTGGTTGAAACAATACAGCAATAGCGAACAAATCATCTCAAATGTCTACCTGCGTACCCTAGGCCGTAAACCTAGTCAGAAAGAACTCCAAATTGCTAAAAAAATGTTTGGTACCCATCCTGAAGAAAGCACCGTCCAGGACTTTCTGTGGGCAGTGATACTATTACCGGAGTTCCAACTCATTAATTGA